In a single window of the Zea mays cultivar B73 chromosome 5, Zm-B73-REFERENCE-NAM-5.0, whole genome shotgun sequence genome:
- the LOC100276297 gene encoding uncharacterized LOC100276297 precursor, with protein sequence MGLRSPLVLLLLLLFLAATFRPSAAALAPPTGSIVKQLSSVVRWPRAAPSTHGPKQPGHPQYADGHVGVALQFESGYFVETLVEGDKLGVTPHTVRVSPVEGGELLAVDSAHSNIVRITPPLSEYSRGRLVAGSFQGHSGHIDGKPSDARFKRPTGVAVDDMGNVYVADTANLAIRKIGESGVTTIAGGKSNIPGYRDGPSEDAKFSTDFDVVYVKKMCSLLVIDRGNAALRKISLPQEDCTYQDSALLSSDLILVIGAVVAGYIFSGFQHGFGFSGSEKVEAPENEQHESSTIGKPPLVVESLKEEPGAGWPSLGTLIADLLKLAIEGVGKLLLSVVPQRMQHGKRKTDLTPLRDRLVMPEDREETAAAAQKLSSTPMRPETAHAPNPVTETAAPKAPKSTKPSKLRDSSTLSSKHRSSKRQEYADFYGTSEPAPVGAAAKVPKDRLRHRHHHREKSGEVAYGAAHHDLKPAEAKPADYSDPSYDPYVRSKYAAESGYRY encoded by the exons ATGGGACTGAGATCCCCGCTCGTGCTCCTGCTGCTCCTCCTCTTCCTCGCCGCTACTTTCCGTCCCAGCGCGGCCGCTTTGGCCCCTCCAACAG GCAGCATCGTGAAGCAGCTGTCGTCGGTCGTCAGGTGGCCGCGGGCCGCCCCCTCGACGCACGGGCCCAAACAGCCCGGCCACCCCCAGTACGCCG ATGGCCACGTGGGGGTAGCCCTGCAATTTGAGAGCGGCTACTTTGTAGAGACACTTGTTGAGGGTGACAAGCTTGGTGTCACGCCGCACACCGTTAGAGTATCTCCTGTTGAGGGCGGGGAGCTCCTTGCGGTCGACTCGGCACATAGCAACATTGTGCGGATAACCCCGCCACTTTCTGAGT ATAGCAGGGGAAGACTTGTTGCTGGTTCTTTCCAGGGCCATTCTGGTCATATAGATGGTAAACCAAGTGATGCCCGATTCAAGCGCCCCACAGGCGTTGCCGTGGATGATATGGGCAATGTTTATGTTGCTGATACAGCAAACTTGGCGATTCGAAAGATTGGAGAATCAG GAGTGACCACCATAGCGGGTGGTAAATCGAATATCCCAGGATACAGGGATGGCCCCAGTGAAGATGCAAAGTTCTCTACAGATTTTGATGTGGTGTATGTGAAGAAAATGTGTTCTCTTCTGGTTATTGACCGTGGAAATGCAGCCCTTAGGAAGATTTCTCTTCCACAAGAAGACTGTACTTACCAGGATTCTGCACTCCTATCTTCAG ATCTCATATTGGTCATTGGTGCTGTTGTGGCTGGATATATCTTCTCTGGTTTCCAACACGGGTTTGGATTCTCAGGCTCCGAGAAG GTAGAGGCACCTGAAAACGAGCAGCACGAGAGCAGCACAATCGGGAAGCCACCTCTGGTGGTGGAGAGCCTGAAAGAGGAACCAGGAGCTGGGTGGCCATCCCTCGGGACGCTAATTGCCGATCTCTTGAAACTTGCCATCGAGGGAGTGGGGAAACTGCTACTCAGCGTAGTCCCTCAACGCATGCAACACGGGAAGAGGAAGACAGATCTCACCCCGCTCAGGGACAGGCTGGTGATGCCCGAGGACAGAGAGGAGACGGCAGCGGCGGCGCAGAAGCTCAGCAGCACACCAATGCGGCCCGAGACAGCCCACGCCCCTAACCCCGTAACCGAGACGGCAGCACCCAAGGCCCCGAAGAGCACGAAGCCATCCAAGCTCAGGGATTCTTCGACCCTGTCAAGCAAGCACAGGTCCTCCAAGCGGCAGGAATACGCGGACTTCTACGGCACCTCCGAGCCCGCTCCCGTAGGTGCCGCCGCCAAGGTCCCCAAGGACAGGCtccgccaccgccaccaccaccgcgAGAAGAGCGGGGAGGTCGCCTACGGCGCCGCCCATCACGACCTGAAGCCCGCGGAAGCGAAGCCTGCCGATTACAGCGATCCGAGCTACGATCCGTACGTGAGGAGCAAGTATGCCGCCGAGAGTGGGTACAGGTATTGA